One Alnus glutinosa chromosome 3, dhAlnGlut1.1, whole genome shotgun sequence genomic region harbors:
- the LOC133864168 gene encoding uncharacterized protein LOC133864168 produces the protein MAATKVSLKLLIDKKSHRVLYAEADKDFVDFLFSIFTLPVGTVTRLLQKQNMAGCLPSLYESIENLSDAYIQREQHKDILLNPKAAISGAKVPLLLPSVEQSYTAMKLYKCICNWNNCPYVSNDQKAICPKSSKPMSWELKYVDPPTSNEEGYVKGSVTYMVMDDLVVKPLSTISGVTLVSKFGVTDLGAVEEKVVHFGIDEGVKLLKASLQSKTVLTDVLLRAGTNGSLGLNLY, from the exons ATGGCTGCAACAAAGGTAAGCCTGAAGCTTTTGATAGACAAAAAGAGTCATCGAGTGCTCTATGCTGAAGCAGATAAAGACTTCGTTGATTTCCTCTTTAGCATTTTCACTCTGCCGGTTGGAACAGTGACTAGGCTCTTACAGAAGCAAAACATGGCAGGCTGCTTGCCTAGCCTGTACGAGAGCATAGAGAATCTGAGTGATGCTTACATTCAGCGAGAGCAACACAAAGACATCCTGCTAAACCCAAAAGCAGCCATTTCTGGTGCTAAAGTTCCTCTCCTCTTGCCAAGCGTTGAGCAGTCATATACAGCAATGAAACTTTACAAGTGTATTTGCAATTGGAACAACTGTCCTTACGTGTCTAATGACCAGAAAGCAATTTGTCCTAAGAGCAGCAAGCCAATGAGCTGGGAGCTAAAATACGTAGACCCACCAACCTCTAATGAGGAAGGTTACGTGAAAGGGTCGGTTACTTACATGGTGATGGATGATCTAGTTGTGAAGCCCTTGTCCACCATTTCTGGTGTCACTTTAGTCAGCAAGTTTGGTGTCACGGACCTTGGGGCCGTTGAGGAGAAAGTGGTCCATTTTGGCATCGATGAG ggtgtGAAATTGCTCAAGGCTTCTCTGCAATCAAAGACTGTTTTGACTGATGTTTTGCTTCGAGCAGGGACCAATGGAAGTCTAGGACTAAATCTTTATTAA